One genomic segment of Hordeum vulgare subsp. vulgare chromosome 2H, MorexV3_pseudomolecules_assembly, whole genome shotgun sequence includes these proteins:
- the LOC123429416 gene encoding transcription factor MYB2-like has translation MALPPFSSSHHLIIRVDRDSCCPPACLLWLCVEMACDQLGLRGGEEAAVGEEETLRRGPWTVEEDVLLANYIAANGEGRWNALARRAGLKRTGKSCRLRWLNYLRPDLRRGGMAAEEQLLILELHARWGNRWSKIAQHLPGRTDNEIKNYWRTRVQRHARQLRCDVGSQRFRDLVRCLWIPRLLERIHASANPGEGDDVLAQATAAALPVVAADGRCSWPADDVFELGPGAAADVELSCTTALSSSPSVSTDGCGARPLPPPAPMMATAESAHGSVVSSNNCSAAMHEHDTALWQPPQTQTHGGLIMMGQEEQHHDQQAAGSQQLLGAETWWSDQSSLHAGLYADVGFPELELGGETMWGACADDLWCTDMLGL, from the coding sequence ATGGCTCTCCCGCCCTTTTCATCCTCccatcatttgatcatccgtgtcGATCGGGATAGCTGCTGCCCGCCAGCTTGTCTGTTGTGGTTGTGTGTGGAGATGGCGTGTGATCAGCTTGGGCtgaggggcggcgaggaggcggcggtgggggaGGAGGAGACGCTTCGGCGCGGGCCGTGGACGGTGGAGGAGGACGTGCTCCTGGCGAACTACATCGCGGCGAACGGCGAGGGCCGGTGGAACGCGCTGGCGCGGCGCGCGGGGCTGAAGCGCACCGGCAAGAGCTGCCGCCTGCGCTGGCTCAACTACCTGCGGCCGGACCTGCGGCGCGGCGGCATGGCGGCGGAGGAGCAgctgctcatcctcgagctgcACGCGCGGTGGGGCAACCGGTGGTCCAAGATCGCGCAGCACCTCCCCGGCCGCACCGACAACGAGATCAAGAACTATTGGCGGACGCGGGTGCAGCGCCACGCCAGGCAGCTCCGGTGCGACGTCGGCAGCCAGCGGTTCAGGGACCTCGTGCGCTGCCTCTGGATCCCCCGCCTCCTCGAGCGCATCCACGCCTCCGCCAACCCCGGCGAAGGCGACGACGTGTTGGCGCAAGCTACGGCGGCCGCGCTGCCGGTGGTCGCGGCGGACGGGCGCTGCAGCTGGCCCGCCGACGACGTCTTCGAGCTCGGCCCCGGCGCCGCGGCCGACGTGGAGCTGTCATGCACCACCGcgctgtcgtcgtcgccgtcggtgTCCACCGACGGCTGCGgcgcgcgccccctgcccccgCCGGCGCCGATGATGGCTACCGCCGAGAGCGCGCACGGAAGCGTCGTCAGCAGCAACAACTGCAGCGCCGCCATGCACGAGCACGACACGGCGCTGTGGCAGCCGCCGCAAACCCAAACGCACGGCGGCCTCATTATGATGGGCCAAGAAGAGCAACATCATGACCAGCAGGCAGCAGGGTCGCAGCAGCTGCTTGGCGCCGAGACGTGGTGGTCCGACCAGTCGTCGCTCCACGCCGGGCTGTACGCCGACGTCGGCTTCCCGGAGCTGGAGTTGGGCGGCGAGACCATGTGGGGCGCGTGCGCCGACGACCTGTGGTGCACGGACATGCTGGGGCTGTGA